The DNA window GAGGTGATCATCATCGAGGAGAATGAGCCGGAGGGACCGTTCGGTGCCAAGGGCATCGGCGAGATCGGCCTCGTGCCGACCGCTGGCGCCGTTGCCGCCGCGCTTGCCGCCTACGATGGTATCCGGCGCACGGTGCTGCCGATGATCGACAGCCCGGCGGCGCGGGCTCTTTCGGTCGGCCTCGATCCAGATCTCGACCGGAGCGACTGGCATTGACCCGATCGATCACCATTGGTCCGGACCGGACCGGCCGGACCGTCGCGATCGTCGATGGCGTCATTGCCGAGGCGGCCGATCCGATGGCGCCGGTCATCGCCTGCCCTGAGGGCGAGATCGCACCGGGCGCCGTCTGCGCGCATACCCATCTCTATTCGGGTCTGGCGCCTTATGGCATGCCGACAGCCGAGCCGGCCCCCGCCAACTTCATCGAGATCCTGGAAAAGGTCTGGTGGCGGCTCGACCGGGCGCTCGACGCGGACGCGCTCCGGGCATCGGCACGCGACTATATCGCCAAAGCGTTGCTATCGGGCACCACCAGTCTCATCGACCATCACGAATCGCCGCATTTCATCAGAGGATCGCTTCAGGTTCTGGCGGACGCGGCCAAGGATCTCGGCGTGCGGGCGCTGCTGACTTTCGGCGCCACCGAGCGCAACTTCGGGCGCGCCGAAGCCGAGGCGGGCCTCGTCGAGTGCGGCAATGTCGAGGAGACGCCACTCATTCGCCGCCTCGTCGGGCTGCACGCCAGCTTCACGGTTTCCGATGACACGATCCGTGCCGCTGGCGAACTTTGCCACTCCCTCGATACGGTGATGCACGTGCACGTGGCGGAAGCCGTGGACGACGTTGAGGATGCACGCGCACGCGGCTATGCCGGCCCGCTCGAACGGCTGATCGCCCTCGACGCGTTGCCGACAGGCTCAATCCTCGCCCATGGGGTCCATCTCACCGCAGAAGAGGTGCGCAAGGCGGACCGACTTGGCTGCTGGCTTGTGCAGAATCCGCGCTCCAATGAAGGCAATCGCGTCGGCTATCCGACCACCCTTCGCCATTCGGAAAAAGTGGCGCTCGGGTGCGATGGCTGGAACGCCGATATGGCGATCGAAAAAGCGGCACTTCTTCGGCTTGCCACCGCGAACGGTGACGACCGAGCAGCGGCCCGTCTTGATGCCGGCCAGCGATTGATCTCCCAACGCTTCGGGTTTTCTGCCATAGGCCTCGCGCCCGGCGCGGCCGGCGATGTGGTGGTCCGGCAGAATGGCAGAGTAACAACAGTAGCTGTTGATGGCAGGCTCGTTGTCAGTGACGGTTGCCTTGTTAGCGCCGATGCCGGGGAAATCGAAACCGTGGCCCGCACCCAGGCGGCACGCCTCTGGCAGCGGATGGAAGCTTTCTGACCCTGGTGACGGCGCGACCGGCCGAGGCTATTGTCGCCGCCAGCAGGGAGGAATTCATGATTTATTTTCTCGATACCGCCGACGTCGCGGCCATCGCCCGCCTCGCGGATCTCTATCCTATCGCTGGCGTCACCACCAACCCGACGCTGATCGCCCGTGCGAAGCGACCGTTTTCCGACATTCTCAAAGATATCCGGGCGGTGATCGGCGATGGCGCCATGCTGCATGTCCAGGTTACCGGCAGCGATGCCGACACAATGGTGGCAGAGGCTCGCAAACTTGCCGACTTCGTCGGTGCCGGCTTTCATCCGAAGGTGCCGGTGACGGCGGAGGGCATCAAGGCAATTCGGCGGCTATCCGGTCTCGGCTTCCGCGTGACGGCAACCGCCATCGTCACCGCCCAACAGGCCCTGATGGCGGCGGTGGCCGGCGCGGCCTTCACCGCGCCCTACGTCAACAGGCTCGACATGATCGGCGGCGACGGCGTCAAGGTCGTCGCCGACATTGTCCATCTCTTCCGCGTTCATGCCTTGCCAACGCGCCTGCTGACCGCCTCTTTCAAGAACGTCCAGCAGGTACACGATGTTGCCATGGCTGGCGCCCATTCAGCGACGCTGCCGCCCGACATTCTCGAAGCCCTGATCCGCCACCCATTGACCGATTCCGGCATCGCGGGCTTTTCAGCCGACTGGGCGGCAGCCTATGGCGAGGGTGTCACCACGCTCGACCTCATCTGAGGTCGTTCGCCGTCACGCCGGCTTCTTCTTGCTGACGTTACTTCTTCTTGCTGGCGTTATGAGTCGCATCGCTGGTCGCCTTGGCGAAGACGT is part of the Pleomorphomonas sp. PLEO genome and encodes:
- a CDS encoding amidohydrolase family protein encodes the protein MTRSITIGPDRTGRTVAIVDGVIAEAADPMAPVIACPEGEIAPGAVCAHTHLYSGLAPYGMPTAEPAPANFIEILEKVWWRLDRALDADALRASARDYIAKALLSGTTSLIDHHESPHFIRGSLQVLADAAKDLGVRALLTFGATERNFGRAEAEAGLVECGNVEETPLIRRLVGLHASFTVSDDTIRAAGELCHSLDTVMHVHVAEAVDDVEDARARGYAGPLERLIALDALPTGSILAHGVHLTAEEVRKADRLGCWLVQNPRSNEGNRVGYPTTLRHSEKVALGCDGWNADMAIEKAALLRLATANGDDRAAARLDAGQRLISQRFGFSAIGLAPGAAGDVVVRQNGRVTTVAVDGRLVVSDGCLVSADAGEIETVARTQAARLWQRMEAF
- a CDS encoding transaldolase family protein — protein: MIYFLDTADVAAIARLADLYPIAGVTTNPTLIARAKRPFSDILKDIRAVIGDGAMLHVQVTGSDADTMVAEARKLADFVGAGFHPKVPVTAEGIKAIRRLSGLGFRVTATAIVTAQQALMAAVAGAAFTAPYVNRLDMIGGDGVKVVADIVHLFRVHALPTRLLTASFKNVQQVHDVAMAGAHSATLPPDILEALIRHPLTDSGIAGFSADWAAAYGEGVTTLDLI